The region TGAACCTCAAGGATGAAGATGAATTGATTAATGTCTTACTGACAGAAGAAGATACGGATATTATCATTGGTACCAAGTTTGGTTATGCAGTTCGCTTTAATCAATCAGCCGTTCGTGGAATGAGCCGTATCGCTACGGGTGTGAAAGGTGTTAATCTCCGTGAGGGGGACACAGTTGTTGGTGCTAGTGTGATTACAGACCAGGACGAGGTTCTTATCATCACAGACAAAGGATATGGTAAGCGCACAGTTGCGACTGAATATCCAACTAAAGGTCGTGGTGGTAAAGGGATGCAAACTGCTAAAATTACGGAAAAGAATGGTTCCCTTGCTGGTCTTATGACAGTTAAAGGTGATGAAGATTTGATGATTATCACTGATACAGGTGTCATGATTCGAACCAACGTTGCCAATATTTCACAAACAGGTCGCTCAACTATGGGAGTTAAAGTGATGCGCCTGGACCAAGATGCCAAAATTGTAACCTTTACTACGGTTGCAGCGGCAGAAAAAGAAGAAGTTGGGACAGGAAACGAAACAGAAGGTGAAGCATAATGTCTCATAAAAAGAACAAAAAGAAAACAAACCGTAAAAATTTATTAATCAATATCTTGGCAGGGTTTTTAATCCTCTTGTCAGTGGCTTTGATTTTCAATTCAAAAATTCGTGATATCTTCATGGTTTGGAATACCAATAAATACCAAGTCAGCCAGGTATCAAAAGAAAAATTGGAAGAAAATCAAGATACAGAAGGAAATTTTGACTTTGACTCTGTAAAAGCTATCTCGTCAGAAGCTGTCTTATCCTCACAATGGGATTCGCAAAAATTGCCAGTTATCGGTGGAATTGCTGTTCCTGAGGTAGAAATTAACTTGCCTATTTTTAAGGGGCTTGATAATGTCAATCTCTTCTATGGAGCTGGTACAATGAAGCGTGACCAAGTGATGGGGAAAGGAAACTATTCACTTGCGAGCCATCACATCTTCACGGCGGAAAATGCCAGCCAAATGCTCTTTTCTCCATTATCACGCGCTAAAAATGGGATGAAAATTTACCTAACCGATAAGGATAAAGTTTATACCTATGAAATCCGTGAAGTGAAGCATGTGACTCCAGATCGCGTTGATGAGATTGATGACCGTACTGGAGTTGATGAAATCACACTTGTAACCTGTGTTGACTATGATGCGACAGAACGTATTATCGTAAAAGGTGACTTGAAAGATACAAAGGATTATTCACAAACACCTGAAGAAATTCTAACAGCTTTCAATCAACCATATAAACAGCGCTATTAATAGTTAAAGAATCAGTAAACATTTTATTTTACTGGTTCTTTTTATATTGCTTTATAAGCATGCTAAGTAATGATAAATCAATACAAATACTAGCATTTTTCAAAAACAATTACCTATTTTAATATTTTGTGTTATAATACTAAATATAAAAAAATAGGAGACGTTTATGAGTTCGTCAGAGTTTATTTCGAAGATTGATTATTATTGCCACAAGAAAGAAAGTCT is a window of Streptococcus mitis DNA encoding:
- a CDS encoding class A sortase, which translates into the protein MSHKKNKKKTNRKNLLINILAGFLILLSVALIFNSKIRDIFMVWNTNKYQVSQVSKEKLEENQDTEGNFDFDSVKAISSEAVLSSQWDSQKLPVIGGIAVPEVEINLPIFKGLDNVNLFYGAGTMKRDQVMGKGNYSLASHHIFTAENASQMLFSPLSRAKNGMKIYLTDKDKVYTYEIREVKHVTPDRVDEIDDRTGVDEITLVTCVDYDATERIIVKGDLKDTKDYSQTPEEILTAFNQPYKQRY